Proteins found in one Pseudomonas sp. P8_241 genomic segment:
- a CDS encoding MATE family efflux transporter translates to MQNPNPQRPLWKTYLFFLAPMVLSNFLQSMSGTVNSIYIGQMLGTQALAAVSGMFPIVFFFIALVIGLGAGAGVLIGQAWGARETHLVKAIAGATLLLGVLIGLVAAVVGSVFARSALVGLGTPADVLDDAVAYAHVMLWIMPSLLVFVLFTQLLRGVSDTLSPLLALVVSTIVGLALTPALIRGWLGFPPMGIQSAAFAGLAGNLVAMALLAWRLLRKGHPLAPDREFFAAMRLDMTILGKVLRIGLPTGLQMVVLSLSELVILALVNQHGSQATAAYGAVTQIVNYVQFPALSIAITASILGAQAIGAGRIERIGPILKTGLMINVCLTGGLVVLGYLLSSWLLASFLTEEATLNMAEHLLHIMLWSLLVFGFQAIIGGIMRASGTVMVPVAISIVCVVGVQLPAAYLLDAKFGLQGVWMAFPVAYLGMLALQTLYYKLVWQHQKIERLV, encoded by the coding sequence ATGCAAAACCCGAACCCCCAACGCCCCCTCTGGAAAACCTACCTGTTTTTCCTCGCCCCGATGGTGTTGTCGAACTTCCTGCAATCGATGTCCGGCACGGTCAACAGCATCTACATCGGCCAGATGCTCGGCACGCAAGCGTTGGCGGCGGTGTCCGGCATGTTCCCCATCGTGTTTTTCTTCATCGCCCTGGTGATCGGCCTCGGCGCGGGTGCGGGGGTGTTGATCGGGCAAGCGTGGGGGGCGCGGGAGACGCATCTGGTGAAGGCGATTGCCGGGGCGACATTGTTGCTGGGGGTGCTGATCGGGTTGGTGGCGGCGGTGGTCGGGAGTGTGTTTGCGCGCTCGGCTTTAGTGGGGTTGGGTACGCCGGCGGACGTGCTGGACGATGCGGTGGCGTACGCCCATGTGATGTTGTGGATCATGCCGTCGCTGTTGGTGTTTGTACTGTTCACGCAGTTGCTGCGCGGGGTCAGCGATACGTTGTCGCCGCTGTTGGCGCTGGTGGTGTCGACCATTGTCGGGCTGGCGCTGACACCGGCGCTGATCCGTGGCTGGTTGGGTTTTCCTCCGATGGGGATTCAGAGCGCAGCGTTTGCCGGGCTGGCGGGGAATCTGGTGGCGATGGCGTTGTTGGCGTGGCGCTTGCTCCGCAAAGGGCATCCGCTGGCACCGGACCGTGAGTTCTTTGCCGCAATGCGCCTGGACATGACGATCCTCGGCAAGGTGCTGCGCATCGGCTTGCCCACAGGGTTGCAGATGGTGGTGTTGTCGTTGTCGGAACTGGTGATTCTGGCGCTGGTGAACCAGCATGGGTCCCAGGCGACAGCGGCGTATGGCGCGGTGACGCAGATCGTCAATTACGTGCAATTCCCGGCGCTGTCGATTGCGATCACCGCGTCGATCCTCGGGGCGCAGGCGATTGGGGCCGGGCGCATCGAGCGCATTGGGCCGATCCTGAAGACCGGGCTGATGATCAATGTGTGTTTGACCGGTGGTCTGGTGGTGTTGGGTTACTTGTTGTCGAGCTGGTTGCTGGCGTCATTCCTCACTGAGGAGGCGACGCTCAACATGGCTGAGCATCTGCTGCACATCATGCTCTGGAGCCTGTTGGTGTTTGGCTTCCAGGCGATCATCGGCGGCATCATGCGCGCCAGCGGCACGGTGATGGTGCCGGTGGCGATTTCCATTGTCTGCGTGGTCGGTGTGCAGTTGCCGGCGGCTTATTTGCTGGATGCGAAGTTCGGGCTGCAAGGGGTGTGGATGGCATTTCCGGTGGCGTATCTGGGGATGCTGGCGTTGCAGACGCTGTACTACAAACTGGTGTGGCAGCATCAGAAGATTGAGCGTTTGGTGTAG
- a CDS encoding RES family NAD+ phosphorylase, with translation MVTVGKLPTFAGQALQAYRLVNSKFPPIALFDDVADADEFEMLFEIQALTNPRLKNEVGQLELIPRREIPFGITGCSYATAPFTHVNPAGSRFSDGSFGVLYLADSMEAALAEVRHHQSLYWSKVPSLNYERFVFRGLSCAFVDAGMNDATALPMTDPVYAPDDYSVSRRLGREVRKAACPGLRYRSVRLPGSDCWALMTPRPVTSIVQTAHYEMVWNGQITSVSQISEA, from the coding sequence ATGGTGACCGTGGGTAAGTTGCCGACGTTTGCCGGGCAGGCGTTGCAGGCTTATCGGCTGGTCAATTCGAAGTTTCCCCCCATTGCCCTGTTCGATGACGTGGCGGATGCGGATGAATTCGAGATGTTGTTCGAGATTCAGGCGCTGACCAATCCGCGCTTGAAGAATGAAGTGGGTCAACTGGAGTTGATTCCACGGCGCGAGATTCCGTTCGGGATCACGGGTTGCTCCTATGCGACGGCGCCGTTTACCCACGTGAACCCGGCGGGCTCGCGGTTCAGTGATGGCAGTTTCGGGGTGTTGTACCTGGCGGACTCGATGGAAGCGGCGCTGGCCGAGGTGCGGCATCACCAGAGCCTGTACTGGTCGAAGGTGCCGAGCCTGAACTACGAGCGCTTTGTGTTCCGGGGATTGTCTTGTGCCTTTGTCGATGCCGGGATGAATGACGCTACGGCACTGCCGATGACGGACCCGGTGTATGCGCCGGATGATTACAGCGTTTCCCGGCGCCTCGGCCGGGAGGTCAGGAAGGCCGCTTGCCCCGGTTTGCGCTATCGCTCGGTGCGTTTGCCGGGCAGTGATTGCTGGGCGCTGATGACGCCGCGACCGGTGACATCGATTGTGCAAACCGCGCATTACGAAATGGTGTGGAACGGGCAGATCACCAGTGTCAGTCAGATCAGCGAGGCTTGA
- a CDS encoding chorismate mutase produces MPRSPCLPHLLTSAFLVCLAHGAQASAPPPAPDALQPLLATMNERLQISEQVALTKWDSGKPIQDSAREAQVIANARKQAAQRKLDPDDVADLIAAQIEASKLVQYGRIAQWQAAHKAPDTPRPNLETEIRPKLDKLQITLLKQYAAFLPYRNDPNCPQWLAKGRSALIKDYLHGQAMIRATGELCVVDKH; encoded by the coding sequence ATGCCCCGCTCCCCATGCCTGCCGCACCTGCTGACGAGTGCCTTTCTTGTCTGCCTCGCCCATGGCGCCCAGGCGAGTGCACCGCCTCCCGCGCCCGATGCCTTGCAACCGCTGTTGGCGACGATGAACGAGCGCTTGCAGATCAGTGAGCAAGTGGCGCTGACCAAATGGGACAGCGGCAAGCCGATTCAGGACAGCGCCCGGGAAGCGCAAGTGATTGCCAACGCCCGCAAGCAGGCCGCCCAGCGCAAACTCGACCCGGACGATGTCGCCGACCTGATCGCCGCGCAGATCGAAGCCAGCAAACTGGTGCAGTACGGTCGCATCGCCCAGTGGCAAGCTGCGCACAAGGCGCCGGATACGCCCCGGCCAAACCTCGAGACCGAGATCCGACCAAAGCTCGACAAACTGCAAATCACTTTGCTCAAGCAATACGCCGCGTTCCTGCCCTACCGCAACGACCCGAATTGCCCGCAGTGGCTGGCCAAAGGGCGTTCTGCGTTGATCAAGGATTACCTGCACGGACAGGCGATGATTCGGGCGACGGGTGAGTTGTGTGTGGTGGACAAGCATTGA
- a CDS encoding helix-turn-helix transcriptional regulator produces MNNCLKELRAERKWSQVDLAALLKVSRQTINAIENGRYDPSLPLAFQIARVFALPIESIFDDEFSG; encoded by the coding sequence ATGAACAACTGCCTCAAGGAACTGCGCGCCGAACGCAAGTGGTCGCAGGTTGATCTGGCGGCGCTGCTGAAGGTTTCGCGGCAGACGATCAATGCCATCGAAAACGGTCGTTACGATCCCAGCCTGCCGCTGGCTTTCCAGATCGCCCGGGTCTTTGCGTTGCCGATCGAAAGCATTTTCGACGATGAGTTCTCCGGATAA
- a CDS encoding SGNH/GDSL hydrolase family protein, producing the protein MSHVETLAKIILGPLLLAQGLYTRRVTPRLPEAAGERQGVAGIGDALRLLIVGDSAAAGVGALTQCDALSGRLVGRLAADFRVSWKLWAQSGLDSQALLDLLQQHAPEPFDVVLLSIGVNDVTSALSLDQWLIRQRQLMALLCEKFAVQQIVVSPLPPMHLFPALPQPLRWYLGFRARRFNAHLAQLAANVDQCTMLSTPLAPEAGLMASDGFHPGPMIYSQWADDAAQVIHQRFRSKQQ; encoded by the coding sequence ATGAGCCACGTTGAAACCCTGGCCAAAATTATCCTCGGCCCGCTGCTGTTGGCCCAAGGGCTGTATACCCGCCGGGTGACGCCCAGGTTGCCGGAGGCTGCGGGCGAGCGTCAGGGTGTGGCGGGCATCGGCGATGCCCTGCGCCTGTTGATCGTCGGCGACAGTGCGGCGGCGGGCGTTGGTGCTTTGACTCAGTGTGACGCCCTCAGCGGCCGGTTGGTCGGGCGTTTGGCGGCTGACTTTCGTGTGTCGTGGAAACTCTGGGCGCAGTCGGGTCTGGATTCACAAGCATTACTCGACTTGCTTCAACAGCACGCGCCAGAGCCGTTCGATGTGGTGCTGCTGTCGATTGGTGTCAACGATGTCACCAGCGCGCTCTCACTGGATCAGTGGTTGATCCGGCAGCGACAACTGATGGCGCTGTTGTGCGAAAAATTCGCTGTGCAGCAGATTGTCGTCTCCCCGCTTCCACCGATGCACCTGTTTCCCGCATTGCCACAGCCGCTGCGCTGGTACCTGGGTTTTCGAGCCCGTCGTTTCAACGCGCATCTGGCGCAACTGGCAGCCAACGTGGATCAATGTACGATGCTCAGCACCCCGCTCGCACCCGAGGCGGGGTTGATGGCCAGCGATGGTTTTCATCCGGGACCAATGATTTACAGTCAATGGGCGGACGACGCAGCCCAGGTCATCCACCAGCGTTTTCGAAGCAAACAACAATAA
- a CDS encoding nuclear transport factor 2 family protein encodes MAELNLNANVAVTLEQWHEMISRKDLSALPELLDPQAVFRSPMAHTPYPGAPVVSMILNTVMNVFEDFAYHRELATGDGLNVILEFSARVGEKELKGIDMIRFNDQGKIVEFEVMVRPLSGLQALGEQMGQRLGAYLKASKA; translated from the coding sequence ATGGCCGAACTGAACTTGAACGCCAACGTTGCCGTCACGCTCGAGCAGTGGCACGAAATGATCAGCCGCAAGGACCTGAGCGCCCTGCCCGAGCTGCTCGACCCGCAAGCGGTGTTCCGCTCGCCGATGGCGCACACGCCGTATCCGGGTGCGCCCGTGGTATCGATGATTCTCAATACGGTGATGAACGTGTTCGAAGACTTTGCCTATCACCGCGAGCTGGCAACCGGGGATGGCTTGAACGTGATTCTCGAATTCAGCGCCAGGGTAGGTGAAAAGGAGCTGAAGGGCATCGACATGATTCGCTTCAATGACCAGGGCAAGATTGTCGAGTTTGAGGTGATGGTGCGGCCGTTGAGTGGCTTGCAGGCACTGGGTGAGCAGATGGGGCAACGGTTGGGGGCTTATCTGAAAGCCAGTAAAGCCTGA
- a CDS encoding c-type cytochrome has translation MKNIAALILYSALVLSTPALAAGDVQAGEKVYKRLCSGCHQIGESARAFFGPQLNGVIGRQSAVTTDYVYSDAMKSANLVWDRETLIAYLEAPKKVVPGTRMIFWGLSDPEKIEDLLAYLQTFPAQGLRSTVRALPGP, from the coding sequence ATGAAGAACATCGCCGCATTGATCCTCTACTCAGCGCTCGTGCTCAGCACTCCCGCCCTTGCTGCCGGCGATGTACAGGCCGGGGAGAAAGTCTACAAGCGCCTCTGCAGCGGCTGCCACCAGATCGGCGAATCGGCTCGCGCCTTCTTCGGCCCGCAGCTCAATGGCGTGATCGGTCGCCAATCCGCCGTCACCACGGACTACGTGTATTCCGATGCGATGAAGTCCGCCAACCTGGTCTGGGACCGCGAAACCCTGATCGCCTACCTCGAGGCGCCGAAGAAAGTCGTGCCCGGCACCCGCATGATTTTCTGGGGCCTCAGCGATCCGGAAAAAATCGAAGACCTGCTGGCCTACCTGCAAACCTTCCCGGCCCAAGGCCTACGATCTACTGTCCGAGCTCTACCCGGACCGTGA
- a CDS encoding Ppx/GppA family phosphatase: MKDVPLFAAIDLGSNAFRMMIGQSVRRNQQMVILEVRTLREPVRLAEGFQGGALDELALDRGWQALARFGKKLRGFEAVRVRAVATSAVREADNAPLFLATAERHLGFRIDVISGHEEAQLVYAGVAHTLPDAQSTRLVVDIGGGSTEMIIGRGDRVLSTESIAIGSGTFGARYFYGGRIMAQALQEAERVATLQFEQVARRYRVMGWQQAIGSSGTARMLAKVLKANGLNDEGQSGITYGGLLRLSLRLLEVKHVKHLKLAGLPTHRMSMLPGGLVVMLAAFKVLGITHMTASEPGLRFGVLHGLMSKPRG, translated from the coding sequence ATGAAAGACGTCCCCCTGTTTGCCGCCATCGACCTGGGCTCCAATGCGTTTCGCATGATGATTGGCCAGTCGGTACGGCGCAACCAGCAGATGGTTATCCTGGAAGTCAGAACCCTGCGTGAACCGGTGCGGTTGGCGGAGGGTTTCCAGGGTGGGGCGCTGGATGAACTGGCGCTGGATCGCGGTTGGCAGGCGCTGGCGCGATTCGGCAAGAAACTGCGCGGTTTCGAGGCGGTTCGCGTGCGGGCCGTGGCGACCAGCGCAGTGCGCGAGGCGGACAATGCACCGCTGTTCCTGGCCACCGCCGAGCGTCACCTGGGGTTTCGCATTGACGTTATTTCCGGGCATGAAGAAGCACAACTGGTTTACGCCGGTGTGGCCCACACGCTGCCGGATGCGCAAAGCACGCGGCTGGTGGTGGACATCGGCGGCGGTTCGACGGAAATGATCATCGGCCGTGGCGACCGGGTGCTCAGCACCGAGAGTATCGCCATCGGCAGCGGGACTTTTGGCGCCCGTTACTTTTACGGCGGGCGGATCATGGCTCAAGCGCTGCAGGAGGCCGAGCGCGTGGCCACGTTGCAGTTCGAGCAAGTCGCCCGCCGTTACCGCGTCATGGGCTGGCAGCAAGCGATTGGTTCGTCAGGCACCGCGCGGATGCTGGCCAAGGTGCTCAAGGCCAACGGCTTGAATGACGAGGGACAAAGCGGCATCACTTACGGCGGACTGTTGCGCCTGTCCCTGCGCCTGCTGGAAGTCAAACACGTCAAGCACCTCAAGTTGGCAGGCCTGCCCACCCATCGCATGAGCATGTTGCCCGGTGGTCTGGTGGTGATGCTGGCGGCGTTCAAAGTGTTGGGGATCACGCATATGACGGCGTCTGAGCCGGGTCTGCGGTTCGGCGTGCTGCATGGGTTGATGAGCAAACCTCGGGGCTGA
- a CDS encoding NIPSNAP family protein, whose protein sequence is MVTCYLKYVLDPYQLEAFEHYGKLWIPLVEKFGGQHHGYFLPSEGANNIALALFTFPSLATYEHYRQQSMDDPDCIAAFKYAEDRKFILSYERSFMRPVFGDQAR, encoded by the coding sequence ATGGTGACCTGCTACCTGAAGTACGTGCTTGACCCTTACCAGCTCGAAGCGTTCGAGCATTACGGCAAGTTGTGGATTCCCCTGGTGGAAAAATTCGGCGGCCAGCACCACGGCTATTTTCTGCCGTCGGAGGGCGCCAACAACATCGCCCTGGCGCTGTTCACCTTCCCGAGCCTGGCGACGTATGAACATTACCGCCAGCAGTCGATGGACGATCCAGACTGCATCGCCGCCTTCAAGTACGCCGAGGACAGGAAGTTCATCCTCAGCTACGAGCGTTCATTCATGCGGCCGGTGTTCGGCGATCAGGCACGCTGA
- a CDS encoding GNAT family N-acetyltransferase, with the protein MAIQALRADASHIDQIAPLFDAYRMFYEQPSNLAQSRAFIAERIARDESVIFLAQDADGENLGFVQLFPTFSSIDAHRTWLLGDLFTTPAARGKGVGTLLMNTARDFVKLAGGKGMTLETATDNFTAQRLYESLGWVRDPGYYTYGLDLRKA; encoded by the coding sequence ATGGCTATTCAGGCCCTGCGCGCCGACGCATCGCACATCGATCAAATCGCCCCTTTGTTTGACGCTTACCGGATGTTCTACGAGCAGCCGTCGAACCTTGCGCAATCCCGCGCCTTCATCGCCGAGCGTATCGCCCGGGATGAATCGGTGATTTTTCTTGCCCAGGACGCTGACGGTGAAAACCTCGGCTTCGTCCAGTTGTTCCCGACCTTTTCCTCCATCGACGCCCATCGCACCTGGCTGCTCGGTGATCTGTTCACCACACCTGCCGCCCGGGGCAAAGGCGTCGGCACGCTGCTGATGAACACCGCTCGCGACTTTGTGAAGCTGGCCGGTGGCAAAGGCATGACTCTGGAAACCGCCACCGACAACTTCACCGCCCAGCGACTGTATGAATCACTGGGCTGGGTGCGCGATCCCGGTTACTACACCTATGGGCTGGATTTGAGGAAAGCCTGA
- the betA gene encoding choline dehydrogenase gives MATQKYDYIIIGAGSAGCVLANRLSEDPATSVLVLEFGGSDKSVVIQMPSAFSIPMNTKKYNWRYETEPETHLNGRRIHCPRGKVLGGSSSINGLVYIRGHALDFDEWESLGAEGWGYRNCLPYFKRAESYESGGDSYRGQTGPLHTTNGNHMKNPLYGAWVEAGAEAGYIKTEDCNGYMQEGFGAMHMTVKNGVRCSTANAYLRPAMGRPNLTVVTHAMTRQVILEGKRAVGVMYDHGGQTHQVYCNREVLISSGPIGSPHLLQRSGIGPAAVLRKAGIGVRHDLPGVGENLQDHAEVYIQFGCKEPVTLNNKMDPLSKLMIGLRWLLFKDGLGATNHFEAGGFIRSEKGLRWPDIQFHFLPAAMRYDGNKPIKGHGFMVLTGPNKPKSRGYVRVRSADPYEHPEIRFNYLEREEDREGFRRCIRLTREIIGQKAMDRFRDGEIAPGAQVTSDEDLDAFVRDNLESTYHPCGSCRMGEDDMAVVDSELRVRGIAGLRVIDSSVFPTEPNGNLNAPTIMLAERASDLVRGAQMLPSADVPVGLVEGWESSQRTSLPGRNVRV, from the coding sequence ATGGCTACGCAAAAATACGACTACATCATCATTGGCGCAGGCTCGGCAGGTTGTGTGTTGGCCAACCGCCTGAGCGAAGACCCGGCGACCTCGGTGCTGGTCCTGGAGTTCGGCGGCAGTGACAAGAGCGTAGTGATCCAGATGCCGAGCGCATTCTCGATCCCGATGAACACCAAGAAGTACAACTGGCGCTACGAAACCGAGCCGGAAACGCACCTCAACGGCCGACGCATTCACTGCCCCCGGGGCAAGGTGCTGGGCGGTTCGTCGTCGATCAACGGGCTGGTGTACATCCGTGGGCACGCACTGGATTTTGACGAGTGGGAATCCCTGGGTGCCGAAGGCTGGGGCTATCGCAACTGCCTGCCGTACTTCAAGCGCGCAGAAAGTTATGAATCGGGTGGCGACAGCTATCGCGGGCAGACCGGGCCGCTGCACACCACCAACGGCAATCACATGAAAAACCCGCTGTACGGGGCCTGGGTGGAAGCTGGGGCGGAGGCGGGCTACATCAAGACCGAAGACTGCAACGGCTACATGCAGGAAGGGTTTGGCGCGATGCACATGACCGTGAAAAACGGTGTGCGCTGCTCCACCGCCAACGCCTATCTGCGCCCGGCCATGGGCCGTCCGAATCTGACGGTGGTCACCCATGCGATGACCCGTCAGGTCATCCTCGAAGGCAAGCGTGCGGTAGGGGTCATGTATGACCACGGGGGGCAGACCCACCAGGTGTACTGCAACCGCGAAGTGCTGATCTCGTCCGGGCCGATCGGCTCGCCGCACCTGCTGCAACGCTCGGGCATCGGCCCGGCGGCCGTCCTGCGCAAGGCCGGGATCGGCGTGCGGCATGACCTGCCGGGCGTAGGGGAGAACCTGCAGGACCATGCCGAGGTGTACATCCAGTTCGGCTGCAAGGAACCGGTGACCCTCAACAACAAGATGGACCCGCTGAGCAAGCTGATGATCGGCCTGCGCTGGTTGCTGTTCAAGGACGGCCTGGGCGCCACCAACCACTTCGAGGCCGGTGGTTTCATCCGCTCCGAGAAAGGCCTGCGCTGGCCGGACATCCAGTTTCACTTTCTGCCGGCAGCGATGCGCTACGACGGCAACAAGCCGATCAAGGGCCATGGCTTCATGGTGCTCACAGGTCCCAACAAGCCGAAAAGTCGCGGCTATGTGCGCGTACGCTCGGCCGATCCGTACGAGCATCCGGAAATCCGTTTCAACTACCTGGAGCGGGAAGAGGACCGTGAAGGCTTCCGTCGTTGCATTCGCCTGACCCGCGAGATCATCGGCCAGAAAGCCATGGACCGCTTCCGTGATGGTGAGATCGCCCCGGGCGCCCAGGTGACCAGTGATGAAGACCTGGACGCCTTCGTGCGCGACAACCTGGAAAGCACCTACCATCCGTGCGGTTCGTGCCGCATGGGCGAGGACGATATGGCGGTGGTCGATTCCGAGTTGCGCGTGCGCGGCATCGCCGGGCTACGGGTGATCGATTCGTCAGTGTTCCCGACCGAGCCGAACGGCAACCTCAATGCGCCGACCATCATGCTTGCCGAGCGTGCCTCCGATCTGGTGCGTGGTGCACAGATGTTGCCGTCTGCGGATGTGCCGGTGGGTCTGGTCGAAGGCTGGGAAAGCAGTCAGCGCACTTCGTTGCCGGGGCGTAACGTGCGCGTGTAA
- a CDS encoding purine-cytosine permease family protein: MNTNAKSATSVPALDEKSVVEGHSIDFIPENERTDKLASQGPFWFLGNFTFFTMTIGFVGPSVGLTALWTTLAGTLGIMFGTLFMAFHGSQGPHLGLPQMIQSRAQFGYRGVILVLLATLFVFAGFNIVNLVLMMQGLHTLFGFNPAVIAVAVTIPAAVLAILGHDWMHRSFKWALFLSLPLYGLVTVAVVMGWVPDAVLPALAEGEVAREPLGFNWTGFIAQFAAAASYNIAYAPYVSDYSRYLPKNTSSGKLIAVVFLGASLSGAWMISVGGWLADHLHSTDVLVALGQVGNTVSPLVGTAVVVVTILAFLPVIAMNIYSAKLTTLTCVDSIKHIEPTRKARILAIGFVILLQLGVALSIQSTGKGLSVLGIYLVVMLYFLVPWTSVNLTDYFFVRKGRYAIPHFFMPHGNIYGSWGLRGIAAYAIGFISMIPFFYIFDGVEQREVYVGPLAKALGSIDIAWLVGLIVSGVAYYWLSRSIDLKHEEVVIQQIEKTSPQYTTGDTLTHKQQPLPVFTESTVGR, from the coding sequence ATGAACACTAACGCCAAGTCCGCCACGAGCGTGCCTGCCCTCGACGAAAAGTCTGTCGTCGAGGGGCATTCGATTGACTTTATCCCCGAAAACGAGCGCACCGACAAACTGGCCAGCCAAGGCCCGTTCTGGTTCCTCGGCAACTTCACCTTCTTCACCATGACCATCGGCTTCGTCGGCCCAAGCGTCGGCTTGACCGCGCTGTGGACCACGCTCGCCGGTACGCTGGGCATCATGTTCGGCACGCTGTTCATGGCGTTTCACGGTTCGCAAGGCCCGCACCTTGGCTTGCCGCAGATGATCCAGTCACGGGCGCAGTTCGGTTATCGCGGGGTGATCCTGGTGCTGCTGGCGACGCTGTTCGTGTTCGCCGGCTTCAACATTGTCAACCTGGTGCTGATGATGCAGGGGCTGCACACGCTGTTCGGGTTCAACCCGGCGGTGATCGCGGTGGCGGTGACCATTCCGGCGGCGGTGCTGGCGATTCTCGGCCATGACTGGATGCACCGCAGCTTCAAATGGGCGCTGTTTCTGTCATTGCCGCTGTATGGCCTGGTGACCGTGGCGGTGGTGATGGGCTGGGTGCCGGATGCGGTGCTGCCGGCACTCGCAGAAGGCGAAGTGGCCCGTGAGCCGCTGGGTTTCAACTGGACCGGTTTCATTGCGCAGTTTGCGGCGGCCGCCAGCTACAACATCGCCTATGCGCCTTATGTGTCGGACTACTCGCGCTACCTGCCGAAGAACACCTCCAGCGGCAAGCTGATCGCCGTGGTGTTCCTCGGGGCATCGCTGTCCGGTGCGTGGATGATTTCCGTGGGTGGCTGGCTGGCCGATCACCTGCACTCCACTGACGTGCTGGTAGCCCTCGGGCAAGTCGGCAACACCGTGTCGCCGCTGGTGGGTACGGCGGTGGTGGTGGTCACCATCCTGGCGTTCCTGCCGGTGATCGCGATGAACATCTACAGCGCCAAGCTGACCACGCTGACCTGCGTCGACTCTATCAAACACATCGAACCCACCCGCAAGGCCCGCATCCTGGCCATCGGCTTCGTGATCCTGCTGCAACTGGGCGTGGCCCTGAGCATCCAGAGCACGGGCAAAGGCCTGTCGGTTCTCGGCATCTACCTGGTGGTGATGCTGTACTTCCTGGTGCCCTGGACCTCGGTCAACCTTACCGACTACTTCTTCGTGCGCAAGGGCCGCTACGCCATCCCGCACTTCTTCATGCCCCACGGCAACATCTACGGCAGCTGGGGCCTGCGCGGAATCGCCGCCTATGCCATCGGTTTTATCTCGATGATCCCGTTCTTCTACATCTTCGACGGCGTTGAACAACGCGAGGTGTATGTCGGCCCTCTCGCCAAAGCGCTGGGCAGCATCGACATCGCCTGGCTGGTCGGGTTGATCGTCTCGGGCGTGGCGTATTACTGGCTGAGCCGCTCGATCGATCTCAAACACGAAGAAGTGGTGATCCAGCAGATCGAGAAAACCTCTCCTCAATACACCACTGGCGACACGCTGACCCACAAACAGCAGCCACTGCCGGTATTCACTGAATCGACGGTCGGGAGATAA